Proteins encoded within one genomic window of Bos indicus x Bos taurus breed Angus x Brahman F1 hybrid chromosome 18, Bos_hybrid_MaternalHap_v2.0, whole genome shotgun sequence:
- the UTP4 gene encoding U3 small nucleolar RNA-associated protein 4 homolog, with translation MGEFNVHRVRFFNYVPSGIRCVAYNNQSNRLAVSRTDGTVEIYNLSANYFQEKFFPGHESRATEALCWAKGQRLFSAGLNGEIIEYDLQALTIKYAVDAFGGPIWSMAASPNGSQLLVGCEDGSVKLFQITPDKIQFERNFDRQKSRILSLSWHPAGTHVAAGSIDYISVFDSKSGSAIGKMLVDRQYMGVSKRKCIIWGVAFLSDGTVISVDSAGKVQIWDSATGTLVKNHLVSNADVQSIAVSPQEDSFVVGTAEGTVFHFQLVSVTSSSSEKQWVRTKPFQHHTHDVRAVAHSPTALISGGTDTHLVIRPLMEKVEVKNYDAALRKITFPHRRLVSCAKKKQLLLFQFAHHLELWRLGSTVATGKNGDTLPLSKNADHLLHLKTKGPENIICSCISPCGGWIACSTASRFFLYRLNYEHDNISLQRVSKMPVFLRSALQILFSEDSTKLFVASNQGSLRVIRLQEGGFTHPRAFQPQSGTVQSMCLLAVSPDGNWLAASGSSAGVHVYNVKQLKLHCTVPAYNFPVTALAIAPNTNNLVIAHSDQQVFEYSIPDKQYTEWSRTVQKQGFHHLWLQRDTPITHISFHPKRPMHILLHDTYMFCLIDKSLPLPNDKTLLYNPLPPTNESDVIRRRTAHAFKISKKYKPLLFVDLLDEKTLVAVERPLDDIVAQLPPPIKKKKFGT, from the exons atgggtgaatttaatgtCCATCGAGTGCGTTTCTTTAATTATGTTCCATCAGGGATCCGCTGTGTGGCTTACAATAACCAGTCAAACAGATTGGCTGTTTCACGAACAGATGGCACTGTGGAAATCTATAATTTGTCAGCAAACTACTTTCAGGAGAAA TTTTTCCCAGGTCATGAGTCTCGGGCCACAgaagctctgtgctgggcgaaAGGACAGCGACTGTTTAGTGCTGGACTCAATGGAGAAATTATCGAGTATGATTTACAGGCATTGACCATCAAGTATGCTGTGGATGCCTTTGGAGGGCCCATCTGGAGCATGGCCGCCAGCCCCAATGGCTCTCAACTTTTG GTTGGCTGTGAAGATGGATCTGTGAAATTATTTCAGATCACCCCAGACAAAATCCAGTTTGAAAGAAATTTTGATCGTCAGAAAA GTCGAATCCTGAGTCTCAGCTGGCATCCTGCTGGTACTCACGTTGCGGCTGGCTCCATAGACTATATTAGCGTGTTTGACTCCAAATCAG GGAGCGCTATTGGTAAGATGCTGGTGGATAGGCAGTACATGGGCGTGTCGAAGCGGAAGTGCATCATTTGGGGTGTGGCCTTCCTGTCCGATGGCACTGTCATAAGCGTGGACTCTGCTGGGAAGGTGCAGATCTGGGACTCAGCTACCGGGACCCTCGTGAAGAACCATCTGGTCTCGAATGCTGACGTGCAGTCCATTGCTGTATCCCCT CAAGAAGACAGTTTCGTGGTGGGCACAGCTGAGGGGACAGTGTTCCATTTTCAGCTGGTCTCTGTGACTTCCAGCAGCAGCGAGAAGCAGTGGGTGCGGACGAAGCCATTTCAGCATCACACCCACGACGTGCGAGCCGTGGCTCACAGCCCCACTGCGCTGATATCTGGAG GCACCGACACTCACTTAGTTATTcgtcctctgatggagaaggtgGAGGTAAAGAATTACGATGCTGCTCTCCGAAAAATCACTTTTCCCCAC CGACGGCTTGTTTCCTGTGCAAAAAAGAAGCAGCTCCTCCTCTTCCAGTTTGCTCATCACTTGGAACTCTGGCGACTGGGATCCACAGTTGCAACAG GAAAGAATGGGGATACCCTTCCACTCTCTAAAAATGCAGATCATTTACTTCACCTCAAGACAAAG GGTCCTGAGAACATTATCTGCAGCTGTATCTCCCCATGTGGTGGTTGGATCGCCTGTTCTACAGCGTCTCGTTTTTTTCTGTATCGACTGAATTACGAACATGACAACATAAGCCTGCAGAGG GTTTCCAAAATGCCAGTGTTCCTTCGCTCTGCCCtccagattttgttttctgaggATTCAACAAAGCTCTTTGTGGCATCAAATCAAGGGTCTCTTCGCGTCATTCGGCTCCAGGAAGGAGGCTTCACGCACCCGCGTGCTTTCCAGCCCCAGTCAG GGACCGTGCAGTCCATGTGTTTGCTAGCAGTCAGTCCAGACGGAAACTGGCTCGCTGCCTCGGGCTCCAGTGCCGGTGTCCACGTGTACAACGTGAAACAGCTAAAG CTTCACTGCACAGTGCCTGCTTACAACTTCCCTGTGACTGCTCTGGCCATCGCACCCAATACCAACAACCTCGTCATTGCTCATTCTGACCAGCAG GTATTTGAGTACAGCATCCCAGACAAACAGTATACGGAATGGAGCCGGACTGTCCAGAAGCAGGGGTTCCatcatctttggctccaaaggGACACTCCCATCACACacatcagttttcatcccaagaGACCAATGCACATCCTCCTCCACGACACCTACATGTTCTGCCTCATTGACAAGTCACTG cCTCTTCCAAATGACAAAACCTTACTGTACAACCCACTGCCTCCCACAAACGAATCCGATGTCATCAGGAGGCGCACAGCTCATGCctttaaaatttctaagaaatatAAG CCTCTGCTCTTTGTGGATCTCCTGgatgaaaagaccctggtggcGGTAGAACGGCCTCTGGATGACATCGTTGCTCAGCTCCCACCACccatcaaaaagaagaaatttggaaCCTAA